The nucleotide sequence CGACGCCGCCCTGTGCGGCCACGGTGTGGGAGCGGGTCGGGAAGACCTTGGACAGCACCGCCACGTTCAGGCCGGCCTCCGCCAGTTGCAGCGAGGCGCGCATGCCGGAACCGCCCGCGCCGACGATGACCACATCGAAGCGACGGGATGGGATGGAAGATTTGATTGCTGCCACGATTACACTCTCCAGAGAATCTGCGCCGCATAGCCGGCGCAACCGATCAACCACACGATGGTGGCACTTTGCAGCAAGAGGCGGGCGACGACGGGCTTGACATAGTCCATCCAGATGTCGCGCATACCGACCCAGACGTGATAGAACATCACGAGCAGGGTGACGAAGGTGGCGATCTTGAACCACTGGCGGGCGAACATGCCGGCCCAGCCTTCATAGCTGAAATTGCTGCCTGTGAGGAAGGTCGCCAGGATGATGACGGTATAGAGGGCCATGACGATGGCGGTGATGCGCTGGGCCAGCCAGTCGCGAAAGCCATAGTGGGCGCCGACGACGAGGCGCTTGGAGCCGATGTTGTTGTGCTTGAGGGCCATGGTGTCAGAACACTCCGAACAGTTTCAGGGCGACCAGGAGGGTCAAAAACAGGCTGATGGCCAGCACGCTGGCGGCCGAGTGGCGCGAGCCTTCCTTGCTCAGGCCCATGTGCATGTCCATGAACAGGTGGCGGATGCCGGCGGCGAAGTGGTGCAGGTAGGCCCAGGACAGGGCCAGGATGATCAGCTTGATATACCACTGCGAGGCAAAGCCGCGCAGGTAGTCGAACGAGATTTCAGAGGTGATGCTGCGTTCGAGCAGGTAGAGCACGAAGGGCAACAGCAGGAACATCAGCGCGCCGCTGATGCGATGCAGGATGGATACCACGCCGGCCAATGGCAGGCGGTAGTGCATCAGCTGCGTGACGTGGATATTGCTGTACTGCGGCCGGCTTTTGCTTGCAGTGTTTGACATGGAAGGCCTCATAAGCCCTGCGCGCCTGGCATGGTTGCCGGAGACAGGACGATTGGTGATTCATTCGGGAACCGTATTGTCGTACAACCGCGTTATACTGTCCAATATCTGGATGGTCTGCCTGATATATCTTTTAGAGATACCACAATGGAATTAAGGCATTTACGCTATTTCCTGGCGGTAGCCCAGGAGGGCAACGTGACGCGGGCGGCGGAAAAGCTGGGCATCGGCCAGCCGCCGCTGAGCCAGCAGATTCTCGCGCTCGAACGGGAACTGGGCGTGCCGCTGTTCCGCCGCACCGGGCACGGCGTGACGCTGACCGAAGCCGGCACGGCGCTGCTAGCCGACACGAAGCGGCTGCTCGACGATGCGCAGCATGCGATGCAGAATGCCCAGCGCGCCGGGCGCGGCGAGACCGGCCACCTGAGTCTGGGCTTTACCGCCTCGTCCGCCTTCAATCCAACCGTGCCGGCCCTGATACGCGACTTCCGCAATGCCTATCCCGGCGTCGGCCTGACCCTGATCGAAGGCAATACCACGCAGTTGCTGGTGCACCTCGAGGAGGGACGGCTCGACCTCGCCTTCCTGCGCCCTGGCACGCATTCCTTTACCGGCATTGCGCTGTACCAGATCGTCAACGAGCCGATGAAGGTGGTGCTGCCCGCGACCCATCCGCTGGCCAGGCACCGCAAGCTAGTGCTGTCGCAGCTGGCCGAGGAATCCTTCGTGCTGATGCCGCGCGAAGCCAGCCCCACGCTGCACAGCGAGATCCTGTCGGCCTGCCACGAGGCGGGATTTGAACCCAGGCTGGGCCAGCCGGCGCCGCAGCTCTCCTCGGTGGTGAGCCTGGTGTCGGCGGAATTCGGCATTTCCATTGTGCCGGCGTCGGTCAGCCAGATCCGGGCCGAAGGCGTGGTCTACATCGATATCGCCGGCGCCAGCGTCAGAACCCGGCTGGCACTGGCCTCGCGGGAGAATGATGGCTCGGCGAAGACCGCGAATTTTCTGAATGTGGTCAAACAGGCCCGTGAGGGCAAGCGAGAGAAAGCGAGCGGCGATGGCGGCTAAGGGCGGTTGTGGACGAGCCTGCCGCGCCGCCCGGATCAGGAATCACTCGATCTTCGCCCCCGAATCCCGCGACAACTTGGCCCAGAAAGGCGTGTCCTTTTTCAGGAAGGCAGCGAAGTCGGCAGGCGATGCCGACAGCGCCACATCGGTTCCCTCGCGCGCCAGTGCCGCCTTGACCTCGGGCCGCTGCACCGCCACCGCGGTGGCGTCATACAGCTTTTTGATCACGTCCGGCGGCGTGCCGGCCGGCACGAAGAAGCCGTACCAGAAGTCCAGCTGATACGCCGGCAGGCCGGCCTCCTTCATGCCGGGCAAGTCAGGCACCAGCGGCGAGCGCTCCAGCGTGCTGACCGCCAGGCCGCGCAGGCGGTTGGCCTTGATGAAGGGCAGCACCGACGGCGGTGTCGCGAAGGTGACTTGCGTGTCGCCGGCGATCACGGACTGTATCGCCGGAGCGCCGCCCTTGAACGGGATGTGGGTGATCTCGGTGCCGGCAAGCTGGTTGAACAGTACGCCGCCCAGATGCGGCGCCGAACCGCTCCCGGCGGAAGCAAAATTGAGCGTGCCCGGCGCCTTCTTCGCCGCGGCAATCAGCTCGGCGATCGAGGTGATGCCCAGCGATGGATTGGTTGCAATCACCAGCGGAGAGTTGGTGATCTTCGTTACCGGCACCAGCGACTGCACCGCTGGCAGGCGTTTCGGGTCGAGCGCCGGATTCACGGAGATGCTGCTGGGGCTGGCGATGAGCAAGGTATAGCCGTCGGGCGCAGCCTTGGAGACGAAGTCGGCGGCGATACTGGAACCAGCCCCCGGCTTGTTTTCGATGACCACCGGCTGGCCGAGCGCGCGCGACAGCGCCTCGCCGACGTTGCGGCCAACATAGTCGGCGGCGCCGCCAGGCGTGAAGCCGACCACCAGGCGCAGCGGCCGGTCAGGATAAGACTGCGCAACGGCGTTCGTGCACAGGCTGGCAAGCGCCAGCATTGAAACTGCAGCCACTGTTCCGGTTCTCATGTTGTCTCCTCGCTTCAGTTGGACCGCTCGCCGGACTGCTCGTTAAGCTGCTCCACGGCGATCACTATTTTCCCCAGATGGGCATTCGATTCCATTGCGGCCCGTGCTTCAGCGAGCCGGTCGAAGGGATAGACCTCCCCAATCAGCGGACGCACCCGGCCATCGGCCAGCATCGGCAGCACGTCCTGACGGAACCGTTGCGCGGCGGCGGCCCGCCCGGCGCTGCCAAGCTGCTTGTTGGATACGCCGAACAGCACCAGCCGGCGCGCATGCAGCGCCTGCAGGTCGATGTCGGCATGCAGCACGCCGTCGACATAGCCAACGGTGGCAAGCCTGCCTTCGAAGGCCATGCAGCGCAGGCATTCGGCAAACACCGAGCCGCCTACGCTGTTGATCACCAGGTTCACGCCAGCGCCGCCGGTCGCCTGCATGACCGCATCATGGAAGTCCGGGCCACGGGTGCACAGGCCGATATCCAGGCCGTGCGCAGCCAGCGCGTCGAGCTTGGCCTGCGAGCCGGAGGTGCCGATCACGCGGGCGCCCAGCGCATGGGCAAGCTGCAGCGCAGCCGTGCCGACGCCCGAGGTCACGCCGGCAATCAGCAGCCATTTACCGGCGGCGAGCCGGCCCTGCGTCATCAGCATGTCATGCGCAACCATGTAGGTAATGGGCGTGCCGGCCGCCTCCGCCCATGACAGGCCGCCAGGCACCGGCATCGCTTCGGCCTCGTTGATGAGCGCATACTGCGACAGCGCGCCGTTAAAGCGGCCCATCACTCGCTGGCCGGGCGCGAAGCGGCTTGCCCCCGGCCCTGCCCGCGCCACCACGCCGGCGCCGTCCAGGCCGATCGCCTTGGCGCTGCCGGCCTTGGTCAGGCCATGGCCGATGATAAATTCGCCGCGGTTGAGGCTGGCGGCATGCACCTTCAGCAGCAGCTGGCCCGGCCCCGGCTCGGGCACGGGAACGCTGCGCATTTCGATGCGCGGCTCGGCCGGCGCGGTATCCATCCACCAGGATTGCATGTCCATCAGCTTGTCTCCTCCACCCGGCGCTGTGCGCCTGTCTTGTAATTGCTTGCTACTTGCCCTTGAATACCGGCTTGCGCTTTTCCATGAAGGCGCGGCGGCCTTCGGCATAGTCTTCGCTCTCGAAGCAGTTGCGTATCAATGTCTGGCACAGTTCGCGGTCGAGGTCGGGCGAGGGCTTCAGGATCTCGGCGATGATGCGCTTGCCGGCATGGACCGTCAGCGGCGCATTGGCCGCTATCGCGTCGGTGTACTCGGCCAGCAACGCCTCCAGCGCCGCGGGCGGCGCGATGCGGCTGACCAGACCCAGCGATTTCGCCTCCTGCGCATTGATCCTGCGGGCGGTAAAGAACAGGTCCTTGGCGGCGCCGACGCCGATCAGGTCCACCAGGTTCTTCAGCGCGGAATAGCGGTAGCCCAGCCCGAGGCGGGCCGCCGGGATGGCGAACACCGCGTCGTCGGCGGCGATGCGGATGTCGCAGCTGATGGCCACATTGACGCCACCGCCGATGCAGTAGCCGCGTATCGCCGCCAGCGTCGGTTTGGCGCAGTGGTAGATGCTCATCAGCGCCTCTTCCGCCATCGCCTCGTAGAACGTCACGGCTTCGCGCGCGGCGCGCATGTCCTCGAACTGCGAGATGTCGGCGCCGGACACGAAGGCCTTCTCGCCGGCGCCGGAGAACGCCACCAGGCGGATCGCATCGTCCTTTTCGGCCTGCGTCAGTAGGGGCGGAATGGCTTGCCACATGTCGACCGACAGCGCGTTGTGGCGGGCCGGGTTGTTGAACCGGATGTGCAGCGTGGCGGCGTCCACCCAGGCTTCAACGCGATCGGTCGGGGACTGGTAGCTGGTATTTGAGTCAACTGGCATAGGGCTTTCCTGCAAGGCGTGTCGTGCAAATCGGAGGGTTGAACATGCAACGGGCCGGACCGGCCCGCCGCTTCAGAATACGCTGGCAGCGCGCAGCCGCTGGATCTCGGCGGCATCCAGGCCCAGTTCGGCCAACACCTCCTCGGTGTGCTCGCCGCGACGCGGCGCGGCCCGGGCGATGGTGCTGGGCGTGCGTTCGAGCTGGACCGGCTGGCCCACCAGGCGCTGATGCCCGAGATGCCTGGACTCGACTTCCTTGACCATGCCCAGGTGCTGCACCTGCGGCTCCTCGAATACGGCGCGCACGTCGTTGATCAGTCCGCAGGCCACGCCCCCGGCATTGAACTGCTCGATCCAGTAGGCGCAGTCCTGGTCGGCCAGGCGGCGGTTGATCTCGGCATTGAGGCTGTCGCGGTTGACCGAGCGGCCGGCCTTGTCGTGATAGCGCGGGTCCCCGATCCATTCCGGCGCGCCGAGGATTTCGCAAAAGCGCTCCCAGATCTTGGAACCGAACACCGCGATGTTGAGGTAGCCGTCGCGCGCCTTGTAGACGCCGGTGGGGATGCTGGTCGGATGGTAGTTGCCTGCCTGGCTCGGCACTTCGCCGTCGATCAGCCAGCGCGAGGTCTGGAAGTCCATCATGTAGACCATGGATTCCAGCAGCGAGGTGTGCAGCCATTGCCCCTTGCCGGACGCGCCGCGCTCTAGCAGCGCCACCAGGATGCCCTGCGCGGCGAAGATGCCGGCGCACAGATCGGCGATCGGGATGCCGACTCGCACCGGACCGTCGCCCGGCAAGCCGGTCACGGACATCAGGCCGCCCATGCCCTGCGCGATCTGGTCGAATCCGGGCCGCGAGGCATACGGCCCGGTCTGGCCGAAACCGGAAATGCTGGCATACACCAGGCCAGGATTGTCGCCGACCAGGGTGTCGTAGTCGATGCCGAGGCGGAACTTCACGTCCGGCCGGAAATTCTCCACCACCACGTCGGCGCCGGCAATCAAACGCTTCAGCAGCGCTATGCCTTCCGGCTGCTTCAGGTTCAGTGTCACCGAGCGCTTGTTGCGGTGGGTGTACTGGTAGTCCGAGCCTTCCTGGCCGCCCAGCGTATCGTCGCCGCGCATGTGTTCCGGCATCTGCACCTGGATCACGTCGGCGCCCCAGTCGGCCAGCTGGCGGCAGGCGGTGGGGCCAGCGCGCACCTGAGTCAGGTCAATCACACGGAACCGGGAAAGCGCGCTGGATGCGGGCATATGAGGCATGGCGATGTCTCCAATAATTTTTTTGATCAGCGCGGTCAGTATCACCGCCTGTTCCGCTAAGTGTCAACACTTTGCGCTTTATCGTTGACTATTTTTCCGTTTTTGGAAGCGCTTTCGCGGGTCGGTACTTACCTCGGTGATATACTTTCCCCTTTGCGGCCGCCTCCATCGAAGCGGCCATTGGCGACCAGCCCTCACCAGTTACCGGGAATGACCAGGCACATGACAACGCCGCAAACCAGGCCCGAACAGGGACTCTCGCTGTCGATCGCGGAGCAACTGAAGCATCTAATTTTCACCGGCGAGATCGCGCCCGGTGAGCGCATCAACGAAGCGGCGCTGGCCTTGCGCATGGGCACCAGCCGCGGCCCGATACGCGAGGCGATCCGCATCCTGACCGGCCTGGGCATCGTCACGGCGGTAGTCAACAAGGGCGTGTTCGTGCGCACAATCTCGGTGCGCGAGATGCTGGACATCTATGAGCTGCGGGCACTGGTATTCGGCTTCGCTGCCCAGCGCGCCGCCGAAAACATCACCGACGCCGAGCGCGCCGAGTTCGAGCGCCTGCTGGCGGGGATGGACCAGGCAGCGGAAGCCGATGACGGCGCGCTGTACTACGACATCAACCTGGAGTTTCATGCGCTGATTCTGCGCCTGTCGGGCAATGCCCGGGCGCAGCAGGCCTACTTCGATTATGTGAACGAGCTGCATCTTTTCCGGCGCCGCTATTTCAATGCGCCCGGCAACATGCGCAAGTCCAATGCAGAGCATCGGCTGATCTATGAGGCCATTACCAGCGGCTCGGCCGCCCGTGCCAAGACCATGGCCGAACGCCATGTCTGGTCCGGCCGCCAGCGGCTGCTGGCAACGCTGGACCGGCAGGTCTGACGGCCGGGTGCCAGCTCGTTTCGCAGGTCGCGCCGTTGCTGGCTGCATGCCTGGCCGCACTAGGACAGCAGCCTGGCCGAACCATCGCTGACGGAAATCATCGAACTCTACTGAATCCGCCCGGATAGATGACGCCGGCCGGTGCCATGCCCAGGAAGCCCTTGGCAGCGGCGCGATGTGGCGTATGCTGAATCAACGCCCGCCGCCCTGCCGGCCCGACCATCCACATCGACAGATCTCATGGAAAGCAACGAATACGGCAATGCCGCTGCCGGCCAGACAATGCGGGAAAGCGGTTCCTTCAGGTCCAGGCTGGAACAGGCCGGCGGCAGAGTGCTTGCCGGCGGCGCCCGCCTGGGCGAGTTCGAGATCGTCGGGCTGATAGACGAGAGCGAGGTTGGCATCACCTATCTTGCCTACGACCATGCCATGCGGCGTGATATCACCGTCTGGGAATACATGCCTGCCCGACTGGCCTCGCGCGGCCGCTCCGGCCATGTCGAACCCAGACGGGAGGCGGACCAGCAAGGATACGCCGCTGGCCTGGCTGCGTTCCTCAGCGAGGCAAGAGTACTGTGCCGTTTCGATTCGCCATTCCTAGTGAGGATATTGCGCTTTTGGGAAGCCAACGGCACCGGCTACATGGCCATGCCGTTCTACCAGGGCATGCTGTTGCAGGAAGCCGTGGAAAGCGGCCGCATCCAGCCCAACGAGGACTGGATCAAGTCGCTACTGGCCCAATTGTTCGAGCCGCTGGACATGATGCATGCGGCGCATTGCTACCATCCTGGCATTGCGCCGGGCAACATCCTGCTGTTGGCCAACGGCCGGCCGCTGCTGCTCGATTTCGGGGCGGCGCAGCGGGTGCTGGGCGCCGGCGGACATGGCCCCGCAACCGACCTGCGCAGCGGCTTTGCGGCGATCGAGGAATACGAGGATATTCCTAACCTGAAACAGGGGCCGTGGACCGACGTCTATGCGCTCGCCGCGGTAGCCTACTTCTTGGTGGCCGGCAAGCTGCCGCCGCCGGCGCCGTCACGGGTGGCCAGCGATGCAATGCCAGCGGCGCAGCAGGCTGGCGCGGCCCGTTACAGCGCCGCCTTTCTGGCCGCGCTGGACCAGGCGCTGGCGGTCAGGCCCGAGCAACGTTTCCAGTCCATCGATGCGTTCCGTCGCGCGCTGGGCATCAAGCTTGGCGCCCGGCAGGGTGTGCCGCCCGAGCGGCCCGCGCCGGAGCGGCAAGGGCCCGAGCGACAGGAGCCGTCCGGCTTGCAGGGCGGCGATACGTCGACGATGCGGCAGCCGGACGCCTATGCCGGCGCCGGCACCGGCACCCATAGGCCGCATGGCAGGAGAAAGCGCTACCCGGCGAAGTCACGGCGAACCAAGTGGATCGCCGTGATCGCAGCGCTGCTAGTGCTAATTGGCGCCGGACTCTGGATCATGCAGGGGCCGGACCAGGCCGTCGTGCGCAGCGAGGCGCCGATGTCGGCGCCGGCCGCCACGGCCAGCGCGGGCAAGCCCGAAGAAGCGCCTGCCGCTGCCGATCCATCCTTGCAGACAGCGGCACCTGCGTCATCGCCATCACCCGTACCGGCACCGGCTGCCTCCAGCGCTGCCGCCGCGCCCACGGGCGCAAGCCGCGAGGAAGCGCAATGGCTGCTGGCGTTTAGCCTGAACAATGCGGCCGCCTATGAAGCCTATCTGCGTGACTATCCGAATGGCCGCTTTGCGCCGATTGCCCGCGCAGCGCTCGAGCGTATCCGCGCTGTGGCAGAGGAAGCGCCGCCAGCGCCCTCGCCCGCCGTGACTGCGGTATCGGAGGAGGAAACCCTGTGGAAGGCGGTGCGCAACATCGACATGCCGCTGGTCTATGAATCCTTCCTGGGCAGATACCCGAACGGCCGCCATGCAGCCGACGCGCGTGTCCGGCTGGCACGCCTGAGGCCCGCGCCGACGGAACCGCGTGTGCCGCCGGGCCAGGTCGCGCAGGAGGCCGCCGGCAGGCCCTCTCCCTACATTGGCAACAGCAGCGGCGGCAGTGACAGCCGCACGCCCGGCCTAGCGCCTGGTGCGGGCACCGAGCCACCGGCAACGTCGCTGGCCCGGCCGGCCACTGAAGCCAATGTGCCGGCGCCGCAGTCGCCAGCTTCGGCACAGCCGTCCCAGTCGCCCTCCGACAGGGTGGCGCCGGCAGCACCGCCGGCCTCCGCGGCGCCGCGCAACGAGCCTGCCAATGCGGCCGCGCAGGAAGCCGAGAGCGAGCGCGAAGCAGCGCCCGAGCCGCCGCTGCCCAGGACCCGCACGCTGAGATTGCCGAACCAGATCATGACCGGCGATTTCACTCCTGATCCGGTGACGGGCCTGGTATCGGGCAGGGGACGCATTATCTGGGACAACGGCGACCAGTTCGACGGCACTATGGTGCGCGGCCAGAAGGAAGGCCGCGGGGAATTTCGCTGGGCCAACGGGCAGCGCTACAGCGGCGACTGGTCGCGCGACCAGCCCAATGGCAGGGGCACGATCCAGTATCCCAACGGCGACCGCTATACCGGCGACATGCGTGCCGGCCTGCCCAATGGCAGCGGCACCCTGACCTTCGCCAACGGCAACCGTTACCGCGGCGAAGTCAGGGATGGCCTGCCGAATGGCACCGGCGTGAACCGCTTTGCCAATGGCGACCTCTACAGCGGCGCATGGAGCCGCGGCAAGGCGCAGGGCCAGGGGCGCTATACCTGGGCCAACGGCGACTACTGGGAAGGCGAATTCAGCAACGATGCCAAGACCGACGACGGCAGGCTGGTGTCGGCCGGCACCGGCGCGGCGGCTACCCGGCCGCAGGCCAGCGGCAATGCGCCGTCGCGACCGGCGCAGTGATGCTGCTTGCCGGCAGGGCCGCGACCTGCCGCGTGCAAGGTTCTCAGCCCCTGGCGTTGCGCTCCGGGGCTGCTGCCCTGCCCCTGGCCATGCCGGGCGGATAGTCGATGATGCGGGCCGGGCCGGATGGCGCCGGCTCGGGCTGCCAGGGCCGGTCGCCGTTGCGCGCGCCGCATAAGGAAGTCATGGGCTTGCGACTTGCATGCAGCTCCAGTCGGCCGTCAGCGAGCTGCCGGCGTGACAATATTGAAGGAAGGCGAAAAGCTGTCCAGCATCCCGAACAGCGACGCCAGTGCCTGCTGGTCACCCGTCACCTGCATTTGGCCTGAACGGATTGCGTCGCCTGGCTTGACCTGCCCGGCAAATACCGCGTTGAGCACCGGCTTGCGCAGCGTGATGGTGGCAGTCGGCGCCGGATGCGCGGCATCGGCGCGATAGGTCAGCGCGCTATTGTTGAGCGCCATCGCATAGCGCTGCTCCAGGTCGGGAAACACCCAGTTGATGCGCATGGCCTTGCCGGCTGCCTTGTCGGCATTGAGCCGCACCGCCAGGAAGTCGAAGAACATCGGCACCGTCAGCGCCTTCACCAGGTCTGCCGATGCCGCTCCCGGCGTCGGCGGCACAGTCACGCCTTTGCGCAGTTCCTGCGCGCCGCTCAGGTAGGCATTGCGCCAGGTGCTGTTCTCGCTCTGGTAGCCCAGCTGCTCCAGCGCGGCGGCCTGCAGTTGGCGCGCGGCCTGGTTCTCCGGTTCGGCAAACACCAGTTGGTTGCCGATCTGCGCGACCCAGCGGTAATCCCCCTGGCTGTAGGCCGCACGTGCCCTGGCCAGCACCGCATCGGTGCCGCCCATCCAGGCAATCGTGCGGCGCGCGGTTTCCACCGGGGGCAGCGGGTTGAGGTTGGCCGGATTGCCGTCGTAGAAGCCAAGGTAGCGCTGGTACACCGCTCGCACGTTATGGCTTATGGAGCCGTAGTAGTCGCGCGCATACCACTGGCTGGCCAGCGGTTCGGGCAGCGTGTGCAGTCGCTCGGTGATTTCCATCGGCGTATAGCCCTGGTTCATCAGCCGCAGCGTCTGGTCGTTGAGATAGGCATACATGTCGCGCTGGTCGGCCAGCAGCCGGTTGATGTGCTCCTTGCCCCAGGTCGGCCAGTGGTGCTGGCCCAGCAGCACGTCCGACTGCGGGCCATAACGCGCCAGGGTCTCGTCCAGGTAGTAGGACCACTGCTTTGCATCGCGCACCTTGGCGCCACGCAGCGTCAGCAGATTGTGCTGCGTGCGCACCGCATTCTCGGCGATGCACAGGGTGCGCATCTGCGGGAAGTACAAATTCATTTCCGACGGCGCTTCGGTGCCCGGCGTCAATTGGAACTCGATGTCCACGCCGTCGATGCGGCGCGTCTCCACCGGCTTTTCGATTAGCAGGCTAGGCGCGATCAGCGTGACCGTGCCGCGTGACAGCCCCTTGCCCAGGCCGGCATCAACCTGTCCGGTCGGGCTTTTCGGCAGTAGCGCGCCGTACATGTACTGGGCGCGCCGGCTCATCGCCGTGCCGGCCAGCACATTCTCGCTGATGGCCTCTTCCATGAAGCCCGACGGCGCAATCACCTGCACCCTGCCGGCCTTCACATCGTCCTCGCTGATCACGCCCCTGACGCCGCCAAAATGGTCAATATGGCTGTGGGTATAGACCACCGCGCTGACCGGTCTGGCGGGACGGTGCCGGAAATACAGGTTCAGTGCGGCACGTGCGGTTTCGGCCGACAGCAGCGGGTCAATGACGATGATGCCGTTGTCGCCTTCGACAATGGTCATGTTGGCCAGGTCCAGTCCGCGGATCTGGTAGACCCGATCGGTCACCTTGAACAGGCCCGACACATTGTTCAGGCGCGCCTGTCGCCACAGGCTGGGATTGACGGTGGCCGGCGCCTCGTCGCCGCTTTCGAAGGCATAGGCCTGCGCATCCCAGGCCACGCGGCCATCGGCGGTGCGGATCTGCGGCTGGTCCAGCCCGGCGATATGGCCGCGCTGCGCGTCCTCAAAGTCCTGGCGGTCGGCGAAGGGCAAACGCCTGAGCCAGTCCTGCTGGGACTGTACAGTGGCCGGCTCGGCCGCCAGTGGGCCGATATTGCCGGCATTGCCAGCCTCCGGCCTGGGGCCGGCGCAGGCGCAGAGCGACAACGCCATGGCTAGTGCGGCAAGGCAGGGGGCGCGGCGCGCCGCAGGGATCTTGTTCATGGTCATCGGTAGAAAGGCGGCTTGCTCAGCCGCGTGGAATCTCCAGCACATCATAGGGTTCCAGCCGGCTAATGGCATCGAAGGGATCGGGCTCGCGCCAGGCAAAAAGCTGGCACACCATGCGCTCGGGCGTGATATCGACGATGGAAAACCCATTCTTTTCCATCGGCTTGCCATTGCGCTCCAGCGTCAGCGCATCCGGCGCGCCGGGCCCGAGGCCGCGCGGACCGCTGGGCCAGCCGGCCATGCCGGTGCCGAGCGGACCATTGAGGATGATATGCATCGGATTGGCGCGCAGGTCGATGTCGCCGCTTCGGGTCATGCGGTCCCAGCCAGTCGCATGCAGATCGCCCGACATCATCACCGCGGGCCGCCGCTGCTGGGCCATCGCCGCGACGATGCGCTGGTGCTGGCCGAACCAGCCCGACTGCCACATGTATTTCTGGCGCGCAGTGGACAGACGCATATTGGTGCCGCGGACGCTGCCAAAGCGCTGCGACAGCACGGCCGGCGGCGCCGCCATGATCTCGTCCGACACCACCACATCGGGATACCATTCGCGCCACTTGCCGGCCGACCAGCCGAAGGGCGTGGACGGCATGTGGATCATGTGCCGCGCATCCGAGACACGGGTGCGGTCCAGCAGCCATCTCTCGGCTTCGGGCGGCACCAGCCCGGCATGCCTGTCCTTCAAGGACAGATAGCGACCGCAGTCATACATCAGCATTTCCAGAAGCTTGCCGTAGCGCAGGGTGCCGAAGCACTCCGACACGCCGGCGGCGCGGTCAGCCGCATTGGTGCCCGGCAGGATCTGCGAGCGGCTGCGGTCGGGCAGGAATTCGGGGAAGTACATGTCCTGCACCGTGCGCGCCAGCGTCAGGTCGAAATTGTCGGGCGGGAAGGTAATGAAATTTTCCTCGGCCTCGTCGTTCTCGAAATAATCATGGTCGTCCATCAGGAAGAACACCGGCGTCGAGCGCAGCCGGGTGCCGTACAGATGGGCAATCTGCGGGTCCACCATCTTCTTCAATAGCGGCTCGTTGGCCGTGCCCAGCACGGCCTGGCTGGTGTCGAACATGCCGACCTGGTTGTAGTAGTCGGTGGCGGCCTTGCGAATGGTGGGGCTGGCGCTTTCCAGCCAGGTGCGCTGGTCCTGGTAGACATGGTCGCCGTTGGCGATCACGGCATCGGGCCGGTAGGACAGGCCGCGCTCCAGCAGCGCATGGCGGATGGCCAGCGAGCGGAAGGCTTCCATGCCGCCCGGGCCCTTCGCATCCGGATTGCCGCCGGCGCAGGTGTAGACCAGGAGCCGCACTCGTTCCGGCATGGCGTCCGGCAGCGGGAAGGTCTTCAGCGGCCAGGTGGCGCACAGGGCCCGGCCGTTGACGCCCAGGATCTGCAGCGTGTACACCGTGTCGCTCTTCAAGCCGGCGGCGTCGAAGCGCCAGAACGTGCCTGCGGTGTCTGTACGCTGCCCCACGACGTTCCTGCCGTTGACCGACAGCCGTGGCGCTTCCGTCAGCGGGGTGCGGAATGATGCCTTGATCAGGAAGCGCTCATGGCTGGCGGCGGGCAGCAAGTGGGCAAGCTCGCCGGCATGCCAG is from Noviherbaspirillum sp. L7-7A and encodes:
- a CDS encoding alkyl sulfatase dimerization domain-containing protein encodes the protein MNKIPAARRAPCLAALAMALSLCACAGPRPEAGNAGNIGPLAAEPATVQSQQDWLRRLPFADRQDFEDAQRGHIAGLDQPQIRTADGRVAWDAQAYAFESGDEAPATVNPSLWRQARLNNVSGLFKVTDRVYQIRGLDLANMTIVEGDNGIIVIDPLLSAETARAALNLYFRHRPARPVSAVVYTHSHIDHFGGVRGVISEDDVKAGRVQVIAPSGFMEEAISENVLAGTAMSRRAQYMYGALLPKSPTGQVDAGLGKGLSRGTVTLIAPSLLIEKPVETRRIDGVDIEFQLTPGTEAPSEMNLYFPQMRTLCIAENAVRTQHNLLTLRGAKVRDAKQWSYYLDETLARYGPQSDVLLGQHHWPTWGKEHINRLLADQRDMYAYLNDQTLRLMNQGYTPMEITERLHTLPEPLASQWYARDYYGSISHNVRAVYQRYLGFYDGNPANLNPLPPVETARRTIAWMGGTDAVLARARAAYSQGDYRWVAQIGNQLVFAEPENQAARQLQAAALEQLGYQSENSTWRNAYLSGAQELRKGVTVPPTPGAASADLVKALTVPMFFDFLAVRLNADKAAGKAMRINWVFPDLEQRYAMALNNSALTYRADAAHPAPTATITLRKPVLNAVFAGQVKPGDAIRSGQMQVTGDQQALASLFGMLDSFSPSFNIVTPAAR
- a CDS encoding alkaline phosphatase D family protein, producing MPNRLSRRQFLQTGALLAAGIALPAADLLASDDWHAGELAHLLPAASHERFLIKASFRTPLTEAPRLSVNGRNVVGQRTDTAGTFWRFDAAGLKSDTVYTLQILGVNGRALCATWPLKTFPLPDAMPERVRLLVYTCAGGNPDAKGPGGMEAFRSLAIRHALLERGLSYRPDAVIANGDHVYQDQRTWLESASPTIRKAATDYYNQVGMFDTSQAVLGTANEPLLKKMVDPQIAHLYGTRLRSTPVFFLMDDHDYFENDEAEENFITFPPDNFDLTLARTVQDMYFPEFLPDRSRSQILPGTNAADRAAGVSECFGTLRYGKLLEMLMYDCGRYLSLKDRHAGLVPPEAERWLLDRTRVSDARHMIHMPSTPFGWSAGKWREWYPDVVVSDEIMAAPPAVLSQRFGSVRGTNMRLSTARQKYMWQSGWFGQHQRIVAAMAQQRRPAVMMSGDLHATGWDRMTRSGDIDLRANPMHIILNGPLGTGMAGWPSGPRGLGPGAPDALTLERNGKPMEKNGFSIVDITPERMVCQLFAWREPDPFDAISRLEPYDVLEIPRG